In Hypanus sabinus isolate sHypSab1 chromosome 24 unlocalized genomic scaffold, sHypSab1.hap1 SUPER_24_unloc_20, whole genome shotgun sequence, the genomic stretch tgtttctaccaccagcagtggggcacaaaagcccgctgttgtcgcccgccctgcaagggccagggccagggccagctgccgctaatgactatggcggctggccaccaggacagcctcttgtacgtctgggacaaacagtcggggcgctgcttcttggtcgacaccggagcagagatcagcgtcttgcccccgatggggtacgacacccgcaacaggaagccaggacccaccctgagggccgcaaacggcagcacgatacagacctatggcacccgcacagtgcagctgcagttcggcgccagccggttcacgtgggacttcacactggccgccgtggcctaACCACTcttgggggcggacttcttgcgagctcacagcttgctggtcgacttgcaagggaaaagacgggtacatgctgagactttccagacgttctccctgggtgaagccaagttgccagccccacacctggactccatcacactgtcggacaatgaattcaccgggatcctggtggactttccatcgattctggcaccgcagttcacggcagccatgcccagacacggggtacagcaccacattccgatccagggaccacccctccacgcccgcgcatgaAGACTctccccggaaaagctccgcctggcgaaggaggagttcaggaggatggaggaattggggattgtacggaggtccgacatCCCATggacctcccccctgcacatggtgcccaaagcagccaggggttggagaccatgcggcaactaccgcagactgaacgaggctaccactccagaccgttaccccgtgctgcacatacaggacctgcacggggcaagaatcttttccaaagtagacctcgtctggggataccatcaaatcctggtgcaccctgaagacatcctcaaaacaacactcatcaccccgttcggcctgttcgggttcctctgaatgccgttcggcctgaagaatgccacacggacgttccagcggctaatggatgcggtgggacacgacctggtctttgcgttcatctatttggacgacatccttatagccagcagtagtcgtcaggagcatctgtcccacctccgccagctctactcccgcctgagtgatttcggcctcacgatcaacccggccaaatgccagttcggtctcgataccatcgacttcctgggccacaggattaccaaagacggggcaacacctctgcccaccaatGTAGACGCAGTCCGCtactttgcccagcccaacacggtcaaaggcctgcaggagttcattggtatggtgaacttctaccaccgtttcctcccctcagcagcccgtatcatgcaccctttgtacaccctgatgtcgggtaaaggcaaggacattacttgggacgaggaggccgcggccgctttcgttaaagccaaggaagccttggcagatgccgcgatgctggcgcaccccagaatggacgttctGACCGCCGaggggtgctggcaacccctggtgttcttcagcaagcacctacgatcaccccaaactcaagtacagtgctttcgaacGGGAGCTGTTgccactgtatctggcaatccggcatttcaggtacttcttagaaggtaggctgTTCACCGCgctcacagaccacaaaccgttgaccttcgcgttcaggaaggtgtccgatccctggtcggcttgccagcagcgacatctgtcctacatctctgagtacgcgacggacatccagcatgtctcggggaaggacaacgtcgtggcggatgcactctccagaccagctgtccaggccctgtccctgggggtggactatgcagcactggcggaggcacaaCAGGCAGATgaccagctacaggaccgcagtctcgggtttgcagctgcaggactttctcgtaggcccaggtccAGGAGGCccaggaccctcctgtgcgacgtggctacccgccaacctcgccccatcgtcccagcagcctggaggcggtgggttttcgactccatacacggtttggcgcacccatctatcaggacaactgtccggctggtctccagcaagttcgcgtggcacggactttgcaagcaggtcagtgaatgggccagagtgtgcgcagtgccaaacagccaaggtgcagcggcacactaaagccccgccgcagcagttcgaacccacccaccggaggttcaaacagattcatgtggatatcgtgggccccctaccagtgtcccgaggagtgcggtacctcctaactatggtagaccggttcatgaggtggccagaggcggtcccgctcaccgacacatctgccgattcctgcacccGAGCACTGATTACAACTTGAgaagcacgcttcggggtaccagcccacattacctctgacagaggtgcccagttcacctccaccctgttgggaacacagctgcaccacactactgcccaccacccacagtcgaacggactggtggaacgcttctaccatcacttgaagtcggctctcatggcccgcctgagaggacctaactgggtggacgagtttccctgggtcctgcttggaactcgcacagcgcccaaagaggatctgcacgcctcattGGCCGAGTTGATGTACggtgcacccctggccgtcccaggagagtacataccagccccaagggggcaagaggtggaacccgcagcagtcccgGACAGGCTATGCAaaaggcttggcaacctggcccctgtaccAACTTCGCAGCATGGACGGAcaccgacccatgtacccaaagacctgcagaactgtaagtttgtgtttgtatgaagtggcggacactgggcaccgctacagcggccgtacgaggggccattcagggtgatcaacaacaacgtgGTCCATGTACGTTcaggacattggggggagagaggaggttttcacggtggaccgactcaaaccagcccatgtggaccagccggtcgaggttcaggcaccgtggcACAGAgccagacctcccaaacagaggctgatccagactgtggacattgggggctgtattgccggttctgggggggggggggttatgtggcgacccactttccatGCAGGCGAACCgcctcacaaatagccagcacgcggagggagactttggtaatgcacctccgacgtcatttccgcccggagagggcaggcgctaggtatttaaatgccagcgccgcgaagtttgaataaactagtctcgaaacgacttaccgactgcgtgtcgttatttcagcgctgtgtgtagcagaTCACTACActgttcaatatacgtatactgtaattgattcacatttATTAAAATTGCATTGAACTATTGCTactaagttatcaaatttcatgatacatgccaGTGGTGATAAACCTAATCCCAATTCTGATATTCCCACCTTCTCAAAgttaatgctaaaattgcatttgactCAACCTGCACGTTAACATTTAGGGAGTTCTGCACAGacttccaagtctctttgcacctttgatttctgaatttgctccccgtttagaaattagttagtgcctttattccttctagcaaagtgcTTCTCCGCGATCTCCCTTGAAATGAGCACCAGGTGGTGCCAAACTGGTGtctgcatgggaaacagtttaGGGGCTTGTTTGGGGATCTCAGCACCCCTCCTGGGAAGGCAGCTGGCTATCGTCAGGCAAGGAGGAGGCGAGTGGAGCTTGTTTGGTGGGTAGGTGTGTGGTCAGTGTTGTTGGTAAATGGTGGGGGTGTTGTTGGACAGGGTCTTGGGGTGGTTTGGACATGTTGCACTTGTGGAGATTGACTGTAAATGGGCCATGCACAAAGTTAACAGCCACACCTGTAACAACATTGCTATGCAATGGAAAGCGGGAGTGCAAATCTTTCATCCAGgccttgctgccatcaggaaggaggtacaggagtctgagatcccacaccaccaggttcagcaacagtggataacttcactcaccccaacccaCAGACCTAATGTTTTAATATTACTTAtctatttataattattatttttattggtacttgcacagtttgtcttcttttgcacgttggttggcTGTAGTCTCAGCATGTAATcttccactgattctattgtattttttttactgtgaacgcccgcaaggaaatgaatctcagtgtagtatcTGGTGACATGTACGTGCCTTGgtaatgaactttgaacttcaaaaaaccttagaatcagaatcgggttcattatcactgacgtacGTCGTGAAATTGTTCTGCGGCACGAGCACAGTGCAGACACTAAAATTACTAAATGTTACAATAAATACATAACATGAAGGTTGCGAGCTGGCTTcgttgttcaaagtacatttattatctgaGTATGTGTGCTTTATATAACACTGAGTTTCATCTCCTTAcgggcagtcacaaaacaagaaacccaatagaacccactaaaaaaaagaccatcagcTATTCAAAGTGcaggaaaaaaaatcatgcaaacagtaaaagtaagcaaatagcattcagaacagcATTACAATCTGGAGAAAGATCACCTGAACTCAACCTGACTTCCTGCTGATCGTGAGGCCGGATGGAGGGTCTCAAGCCAAAATGTCAACCCTCCTATCTCCCTCcatggaggctgcctgacctgcagagcccCTCCACCTCTCTGGTGCTGGCTTCGCCTGGGGTCGGTGGATGGAGAGAGATGGCCCAGGGTCAGTGAGGCAGCCTGggtaccggctctgtgtcccggaTCGGAGCGGTAACCGGAGCGAGCCTCTCTGAACTGAAATCTTTCTCCTCCTCTCCTTTCTTCTGCAGAAGTCCGAGAAGAAAGGAAAGAAGCAGGTGGTGAAGAAACAGGTGAAGATGGTGGCGGACACGGAGGAGGAAGAGATCGTCTCACAGCTCACCAAGCTGGTATGGAGATGGGCCGAGGGAGGGCAGCGAGGGGcggtagggagggaggggggcaGGCGCAGGTTCAGAGGCTCAGCGGGCTGGCTGGTGAAGATGCCACACAATCCGGAGAAGGATGAAATCGTCTCACAGATCACCAGCCTGATAGGGATAAGGGGAGGGAGGGCAGCAGGGCTGGGGTTGGTGAATGGGCTCCTGGCTTAAAAATGAGAGGAGAAAGGTGGGGTACCAGGCGGGGACGGGTGCAGTGCATGGTAGGGAGGTGGGTCACAGGCTCGAGTAGAGTGTTTGTATTCGTCGCTGAAACGTGCTCATTGTCCTCTGCCCAGCACCTTGAGGAAGACCATGTTGTTGATGGAACTGCCCTCTCCTATGATGATCGACTGACGGAGCCGCAGTGTCTGTGGGACACGTACGTGCAATTTATTACACGGGAGTGAGTCAGGATTTGCCATGGCTCcgagggagtgtgtcagtatttataggggATACTGGGGACTGTCGGTATTTAaagagggtcccggggagtgtgccggtatttacagggggtcccggggagtgtgtcagtatttacggggggtcccagggagtgtgtcagtatttacagggggtcccggggagagtatcggtatttacagggggtcccggggagtgtgtcggtatttacagggggtcccggggagtgtgtcggtatttacagggggtcccggggagtgtgtcagtattgacaggggatcctggggagtgtgtcagtatttacagggggtcccggggagtgtgtcagtatttacggggggtcccagggagtgtgtcagtatttacagggggtcccggggagagtgtcggtatttacagggggtcccggggagtgtgtcggtatttacagggggtcccggggagtgtgtcagtattgacaggggatcctggggagtgtgtcagtatttacagggggtcccggggagtgtgtcagtatttatggggggtcccagggagtgtgtcagtatttacagggggtcccggggagagtgtcggtatttacagggggtcccggggagtgtgtcggtatttacagggggtcccggggagtgtgtcagtattgacaggggatcctggggagtgtgtcggtatttacagggggtcccggggagtgtgtcggtatttacagggggtccaggggagtgtgtcagaatttacagggggtcccagggagtgtgtcagtatttacagggggtcccggggagtgtgtcagtatttacagggggtcccggggagtgtgtcagtatttacagggggtcccggggagtgtgtcagtatttacaggggatcccggggagtgtgtcggtatttacagggtgtcccggggagtgtgtcagtatttacaggggatcccggggagtgtgtcagtatttacagggggtcccggggagtgtgtcagtatttacagggggtcccggggagtgtgtcagtatttacagtggatcccggggagtgtgtcggtatttacagggtgtcccggggagtgtgtcagtatttacaggggatcccggggagtgtgtcggtatttacaggggatcccggggagtgtgtcggtatttacagggggtcccagggagagtgtcagtatttacagggggtcccggggagcgtgtgggtatttacagggggtcccggggagtgtgtcggtatttacaggggatcccggggagtgtgtcggtatttacaaagggtcccggggagtgtgccggtatttacagggggtcccggggagtgtgtcagtatttacagggggtcccggggagtgtgtcagtatttacaggggatcccggggagtgtgtcggtatttacagggggtcccagggagtgtgtcagtatttacagggggtcccggggagagtgtcagtatttacagggggtccctgagggtctgtcagtatttactggggaTCCTTGGGGttgtgacagtatttacagggtgtTCAAGGGAGTGTATTGGTATCTAcatgggggtcccggggagtgtgtcagtatttacagggggttgcggggagtgtatcagtgtaacAGTTTACCCcagtgtgtgtcactgtcagATGTTTCATTTTCACCCACGTCTCTCAGTCAATTTCCAGAACGGCCAGAGAGGGTGACGGCTGTGATGCAAAAGATCGAAGAATATGGACTCAAAGAACGATGTAAAGCCATCGCGGTAAATATTCAGTACAGGCCAGtttggttcagacacagagtgaagctccctccacaccgtcccatcacacactcccggggtcagagacagagtgaggctccctccacactgtcccatcacacacttccggggtcagacacagagtgaaaccccctccacaccgtcccatcacacactcccgggttcacacagagtgaagctccctccacaccgtcccatcacacactcccgggatcagacacagagtgaagctccctccgcactgtcccatcacacactcccggggtcagacacagagtgaagctccctccacaccgtcccatcacacactcctggggtcagacagagtgaagctccctccacaccgtcccttcacacactcccggggtcagacagagtgaagctccctccacactgtgccaTCTGTGTGCGATAGCACGGCTGTTTCAGTGTGTAAGATCACAAGGGTTGGGGACTGGTTAATTGCACGCTGTCTCTTTCAAGTGGAAAGGGAACCAACATGCTGAGGGTGTAGATTTAAGGGGAGTGGGAAAAGATTTGACCAGAAACCCTATCTCACTTCTTTGGTCTTCCTCATCTTCGCTGCTGGCTATCTCCCTTCCACAGTGTCATACTCAGGCCCCGACAGGCCCCCTGCCTCTCGGGTAGCAATGACCCACGAGTTCCTCCCGCTGTTCGTTtagatccctgaacctgctgTTCCTTGTTTAGTTGGAGATCCATTCggaatattcgataggtttcagcgagttctcccccaccccatccttctaaactccagcaagtgcagaCCTTGTCATGCCTCACACTTCAACCCTTCAGTCCCGAAATCATTCTCAGTGACCTCCTCACCATATCCTTTCTTCGATATGGTGCCCAAAGCTCTTCACAATGCtgcaagtgcggtctgaccttaCACCCTTACAACTCTCCTTTCATCTTAACCCTTCATGCATTCAAGCACAACCTCCCTATTTAATATTCCTACTCCGAGAAAAAGAGGCTTCCTTTGGTGCATCTCACCGTCTAATAACATCtgtcaggtctcctctcagcctccgccGCTCCAAAGGAAACACATCAAGTTCGTCCTCCCCCTGCATATGTCTCACACCCTCTAACCTGGGTgaacctctccaaagccttcacctcCTTGGTGtaattggagggggggggggggcgtggtgaTACTTTGGATGCAGCCTGACCAACTTTTATAAAGTGGCAACACGACTCTTACACTTaatgccttgactaatgaaggcaagcacACATGATACCTTCCTGTGTTATTTAGAGCAGGTGTTCCCCACCCACATGAGAAGAGGTTGAGATCCCCTGATATATAGATACAGCATGGAGGGGGCCCTTGCTGCCCCAACAACCCCCATTTAACCatgacctaatcacgggacagtttacaatgaccagttacatctttggactgtggaaggaaaccgggaGCGCCCAGAGCAAAACCACACGGCCACGGGGAGGATTGAAACTCTCAACTCCCGACGCCCCGAGCTGTGATACCGTTGCACCCCGCCAGGCTACTGCGGCATCCATTGTGTCTCACTTGTTGCTTTCCCTGCAGGGCCGACTGGCAACCAGAGAAGAGCTCTTATTGGTCCACAGGTGAGTAGTGGGTGGGGGAAATAAGTGGGTGCTGTTCACTGGGGATACAACTTGGAATCGGGGAGGGTGcaggaagcaccagggagacattctgtaatgatcaataaatcaattgtttggaatcaaatgaccttgcctggtgtctcagggctggatgtgtctgcacctcTGCCACCCCCTACCTCTggcacctgtcccacaccacacTCGCAGCACTCCACCTTcctcattcccaacatcttttgcttcTGTCAGATTTGCAAACTCGCTATCcgttccacgttgacaaatacagcactgtgcaaaagttttaggctccctcgctatatacatgtgcctgaGACTTCTACACAGTTCTGTAATAtctgtcacctctttcaaagtgcaaagtaaatttatgatcaaattaCATACGTGTcagcatatactaccctgagattcattttcttgcgggcatttgcAGTAGACCAAAGAATCACAATCGAaccagtgaaaaactacacacaaggactgacaaacaaccaatgtgcaaaagatgactacaaaaaaaatcattaataaataaatagatgcatAAATATTGAAAACGTGAGTTGAAAGTGTATctctaggttgtggaatcagttcagtgttgaagtgagtgaagttatccacactggttcaggagcctgatggttgaagggtaataactgttcctgaacctggtggtgggggaccggaggctcctgtacctccatcccaatgacagcagtgagaagagaggacaGTGGGTGCTCCCTGTAGAtgcgctcagtggtggggaacaCTTTTCCACTGATACACTGAGTTGgaagtcatagagcattacagcacagaaacaggccctttggcccatccagtccatgccaaactattattctgccttgtcccactgtccagcatccaggccataactctccacaccctttccatccacgcatttctccaaatttctcttaaatgttgaaattgaacccgcatccgTCACTTCcttcagcagctcattccacactctcgccaccCTGTGCGTGAAGttgttccctctcatgttccccttaaacatttcacctttcaccctcaccctatgacctctagttcagcCTCACTgaaaaaaggcctgcttgcattaatcctatctatacccctccaaGTAGGATCTAACAGATTAGCTGCTGCAATTTTTTATAACACAACAAGCTGCACTCTCTCTCTTAATTAACGACAATTGTATACACTACTTTTTGAAGGCTCCTCCATTCGTAGGCACTGGCGCTTCcgcaccaggctgtgatacaaccagtcagggtaCTTGTCAGATGCAGAGTAGAGGGAGCAGTTGGACTTgcacccccagatctctctgttcatccacactcccaaAGTTTTACTGTATGCGTCCTACCGGAATTTGCCCTCACACCTTGCACCTGtccagaaggctggagaatggggttgagaggggtaataaatcagccatgattgaatagcggtgcaggctcagtgggctgaacagcctaattctcctcctgtgtcttattggatttgttttattattgtgacGTGTacggagatacagtgaaaagcttgtcttgcgtattgttcatacagatcagatcattacaaaatgcattgaggtagaacggTAGCAGAATGCGGAATAAAATGTTATGGCTGCAGAGAGGTGCAGAGCAGGGAGATGGTAAGGTGCAAGCTCATAATGAGGTAGTATGTGAagacaagagtccatcttatcgtagtAGGGAACCATTTAATAATTAATGTACAAGAGGTTCATTTGATAGTCTGACAACAGcggcccttgagcctggtgctgcGTGCTTCcatgcttttgtatcttttgcccacaggaaggggaaagaaaatTGTCTGGAATGGTGGAGTTCTTTGTATTGGAGTAGGAACTCATAGGAGCTGTCCTGCTGAGCAGAGGAGGTTCTCTGGGAATCTGAGCTAAGGATGTGGTTGTGTTGGAGAGATTACAGTGGAGTTTCCCCAGGAATTTGGCCTAGTGGCATTGGCACCGGCCTTCGgagtgaaggctcccgagttcgaatccagccggctcccttgcacgctttccatccgtgctgagttgagtgtcaagctagcaacttggccttgtaaaaataagaaagcctgcttaaaataaaaacactgtcatgatggtgtcccgatgactccactaagaattaagggctttcttcttctacaCGGTTGTCCTGgagagagcacagaggagattcaacgatttctctaacttctggtaattttccccccttccccctttcccattcttctattccccactctgtcctcttgcctcttctcacctgcctatcaccactccctgggtcccctcccctttctcctatcatccactctcctttcctatcagattccttcctctctagctggcatctctctctctctctctctctctctctctctctctctctctttctctctctgtctgtgtggagtttgcctgACTCCCGTAGGCATCTCCTGGTTGCTCCGGTTTCATACCATCTCCCGAGCAACGCATGGGTTGACTCTCTGCTCTCACCGTTCCTGTTTCACTGCTGGGTTATGGTACAACTCTTGAAGTTACCCCATTCTGCAGGCAAACGGAAACGGGAAGTCCAAGCAGCAAGGTGCCCATGTGTGAAAGGGAACAGGGAGTGATGAGAAGGACTGAGTCACGCCACAGGCTGAAcaacctcctccctcatcacATTTAGTGACAGCCATAGTTACAGagcactacagctcagaaacaggccctccttGTCCGTGCAAGCCCGGTTTGCATTAGTTCAAAACCTATTCACTTACCCTTGTGCACGTGTGTGTACCGATTCCCTCCATGGGCCTTGTCCAGGCGGTGCGTGTGTTTGTGACTGAGCCGAACCACGTGGATGTCTGTATGGAGGGTTGGCAGCAGGAGGAGCCGAGGTGGAGCCTTATGTTCCAGTGACCAGGCAGTGGCCCACACCATGGGCTCCTGTTCCGGCGCTTCACACCAGGGGCAAGGGAGGAGGGCAGTGCCAATGATGTATCTGACCATTCAGGCTTCTCTTTCCAGCTCTGACTACATCGAGCAGATAAAGTCGACGGAGAAGATGAGTGAGGGTGAACTGAGGTCCCTGTCCAACACCTACAACGAGGTCTTTCTCCACGAGGTGAGTCTCCACCTCACCTGCACCAGGTCCTCCTGTCCAGACAGATGACCCCTGTCACTACATCAGGGGCTATTTGACAGCACGGTTGATAAACTGGGAGTGTAAATGACAAGGGGGAGGTTGCATTGGGtgtgtggacggtgagagtgaatgggtaagggtggggtCCCGCTGGCTGTGTgggcagtgggagtgaatgggtaagggtgggatcccgttggggatgtggacggtgagagtgaatgggtaagggtggggtcccgttgggagtgtggatggtgagagtgaatgggtaagggtggggtcccggcgggagtgtggacggtgagagtgaatgggtaagggtgTGGTCCCGCTGgggatgtggacggtgagagtgaatgggtaagggtggggtCCCGTTGTTGATGTGGACGGTGAGATTAAATGCGTAGGGGTGGGGTCCCGTTGGGAGTGTGGACGttgagagtgaatgggtaagggtgggg encodes the following:
- the LOC132385488 gene encoding histone deacetylase 6-like — encoded protein: MEMLPDHVRHRVGATAMAQRSAASSSTMKSEKKGKKQVVKKQVKMVADTEEEEIVSQLTKLHLEEDHVVDGTALSYDDRLTEPQCLWDTQFPERPERVTAVMQKIEEYGLKERCKAIAGRLATREELLLVHSSDYIEQIKSTEKMSEGELRSLSNTYNEVFLHEKTYSASCLAVGCVLQVVDQVMERQVRNGMAVVRPPGHNALSNAANAYCIFNNLAIAAKYAQTKHGAERVLIVDWDIHHGHGTQYIFEDDHRYTAFSRDGPSPLFTH